One part of the Paenibacillus silvisoli genome encodes these proteins:
- a CDS encoding ATP-binding protein gives MKSVRQLLNDLQQKRFVGREREIALMTQELGNGEAAWRLHHFHGPGGIGKSALLRAFERMLQKEEIVIYVDVRTFEHPARFADALRDELERRYPFPHAPVDLLAPFGTAEAERMNRLADIQGRLVLLLDGIERGSPIANWLRDHWLPQLITRIKVFTAGRFPLNEEWISAAGWIGMIRNVRLSPLSKCETDRYTAIIGIDDPSLRESVKLFSGGIPLALSLACESILQHGAQSFLAGTQTTTIIAMMDRALFQDGQQPAMYKRLLSAASMIWWFDQDLLEEMLGETIMRSEMSEFCSLPYVMPFGPGGYSILDGVRRWMNDELSRRAPDTHQHYKLRALRTIERRWRMLEVVHSEEKKRMLRLQKLYLVSDSFMQSNHFASDGDGFVVRQAIESELPAVIAIYERSMTTMPPFLPDDTGQQAYIHAIWKQDPGAIRVVLHGGLPVGFYAFVRLSAEVRNILADNRVLSSYFEQSNCEFESSPNENEYMFWLLGSVQEYDPDVLGLLVREIYSERLSGRLVFTTIPLDGPIDSICRLGFERLPWADYRSPGGLHYKAARIDLRGDDFFHRIPALEIETGSSESEHEQRMPVAAKKPQPQPLPQTQMQTPAADRIQLAKQLLEHHHRLLREPALLGQISGMLPPPSSSLPKDQLAARISVVLATSLMSLAESKPHEQLQERILRLFYLERIGSHEMVAQRLGMPMTTYYRHLKKGIRQLADLVFDQLST, from the coding sequence TTGAAGAGCGTTCGCCAGCTGCTCAACGATTTACAGCAAAAACGATTTGTAGGGCGGGAGAGAGAGATTGCCCTCATGACCCAAGAGCTGGGGAACGGCGAGGCGGCTTGGCGCCTGCACCATTTTCACGGGCCTGGCGGGATCGGCAAAAGCGCGCTGCTCCGCGCGTTCGAGCGAATGCTTCAAAAGGAAGAAATCGTCATCTATGTGGATGTGCGTACATTCGAGCATCCCGCTCGTTTCGCTGACGCCTTACGAGACGAGCTTGAGCGGCGGTACCCGTTCCCTCATGCTCCGGTGGATCTCCTAGCCCCGTTCGGCACGGCCGAGGCGGAGCGCATGAACCGTTTGGCGGACATCCAGGGCAGACTGGTGCTACTCCTCGATGGCATTGAACGCGGAAGCCCCATCGCGAATTGGCTGCGAGACCATTGGCTCCCTCAACTGATTACCCGTATTAAAGTGTTCACCGCCGGCCGGTTCCCGTTAAATGAAGAATGGATATCCGCCGCGGGATGGATCGGCATGATCCGCAACGTCAGACTCTCCCCTCTCAGCAAATGCGAAACCGACCGCTATACCGCCATTATCGGCATTGACGACCCTTCGCTGCGCGAATCGGTAAAGCTGTTCTCGGGCGGCATTCCGCTTGCGCTGTCGCTGGCTTGCGAATCGATCCTGCAGCATGGCGCCCAATCGTTTCTCGCCGGTACGCAGACGACGACCATAATCGCCATGATGGACCGAGCTCTCTTCCAGGACGGCCAGCAGCCCGCGATGTATAAACGGCTGTTGTCCGCCGCCTCGATGATTTGGTGGTTCGATCAGGATCTGCTGGAAGAGATGCTGGGCGAGACCATTATGCGCAGCGAAATGAGCGAGTTTTGCAGCCTGCCTTATGTGATGCCTTTCGGCCCCGGCGGTTACAGCATCCTCGACGGTGTCCGAAGGTGGATGAATGACGAGCTGTCCCGGCGCGCCCCGGATACTCACCAGCACTATAAGTTGCGCGCGCTGCGGACAATAGAACGAAGATGGCGGATGCTGGAGGTTGTCCATTCGGAGGAAAAGAAGCGGATGCTTCGCCTGCAGAAGCTGTATCTGGTCTCGGATTCATTCATGCAAAGCAATCATTTTGCCAGCGACGGCGATGGCTTCGTTGTCCGGCAAGCGATCGAGAGCGAGCTGCCTGCGGTCATTGCCATTTATGAGCGGTCGATGACGACGATGCCGCCGTTTTTGCCGGACGATACGGGACAGCAAGCGTACATACACGCCATATGGAAACAAGATCCCGGCGCGATTCGGGTCGTGCTGCACGGCGGATTGCCGGTCGGCTTCTACGCCTTTGTCCGGCTGAGTGCGGAAGTACGAAACATCCTCGCCGACAACCGCGTGCTGAGCAGCTACTTCGAGCAAAGCAACTGCGAATTCGAAAGCAGCCCTAACGAAAATGAATACATGTTCTGGCTGCTCGGCAGCGTGCAAGAATACGATCCGGACGTACTCGGACTGCTGGTCCGGGAAATTTACAGCGAGCGGCTGTCCGGCCGGCTCGTCTTTACGACGATTCCGCTTGACGGGCCGATCGATTCGATCTGCCGGCTCGGCTTCGAGAGGCTGCCTTGGGCGGATTACCGCTCCCCCGGCGGTCTGCATTACAAAGCCGCCCGCATCGACCTGCGAGGCGACGATTTCTTTCACCGCATACCTGCACTCGAGATTGAGACTGGAAGCAGCGAAAGCGAGCATGAGCAGCGGATGCCCGTGGCCGCAAAGAAGCCACAGCCACAGCCACTCCCACAGACGCAGATGCAAACACCGGCAGCGGACCGCATCCAGCTGGCGAAGCAGCTGCTCGAGCACCATCACCGGCTGCTCCGCGAGCCGGCGCTGCTGGGTCAGATCAGCGGCATGCTGCCTCCCCCTTCGTCCAGCTTGCCGAAGGACCAGCTTGCCGCTCGCATTTCGGTCGTTCTCGCCACATCGCTGATG
- a CDS encoding methyl-accepting chemotaxis protein, protein MRGSIRFKLVLINSIILLLFGASTMFMVFTKIKASNEQSTEQQLHSMSYLLGRLVSLSDVSYILQKPDKSNPTAMAMTGEMDDLINESKSGVTNLYLVSTKDGKYYAAAMNSSLLSDTMSYGSEIPASETFKKFAKQAFDKKTIQITDTYTDATGTWKSALYPILDGDKVVALYGMDYDVAVTDKKAVKETLSVVGLILIFLVAAGIIMFGVLTRVVKPIKTLADASRQIADGDLSGSQIEVKSKDEIGTLSANFNAMTANLRTLIHHVKLNAEQVAASAEQLTASAEQTSRATEHITKSVQEMAISSDKQVASVDQGAKAIHDMSSGVQQIAASASHVTHIAEQANQSASEGNVIVQQAVDRMNGLNETVGGLTSSVQELGERSVQIGQFVEVITSISSQTNLLALNAAIEAARAGENGRGFGVVASEIRKLSEQSTEAAAQIAELVGTIQEEMNETIRTMNRVNTEVEEGIEVVTTAGQTFEGIQGAIAQVATQITEVSEASQDMSEGASQIVQTIDAVANAAETAAAETQNVSAASEEQLASMQEIAASATYLSKMAEELQDLVMKYKV, encoded by the coding sequence ATGAGAGGATCCATTCGCTTCAAGTTAGTGCTGATTAACTCCATTATTTTACTACTGTTCGGCGCCTCAACGATGTTCATGGTCTTTACCAAAATCAAAGCCAGCAACGAGCAAAGCACGGAGCAGCAGCTCCACTCGATGAGCTACCTGCTGGGCAGACTAGTTAGTTTATCGGACGTCAGCTATATCCTCCAGAAGCCGGATAAGTCCAATCCGACGGCGATGGCCATGACCGGCGAAATGGATGACCTGATCAACGAGTCCAAGTCCGGCGTTACCAATCTTTATCTTGTCAGCACCAAGGACGGCAAGTATTATGCGGCTGCGATGAACAGCTCTTTGCTCTCGGATACGATGTCGTACGGATCCGAAATTCCGGCCAGCGAGACGTTTAAAAAATTCGCCAAGCAGGCCTTCGATAAAAAAACGATTCAAATTACGGACACGTATACGGACGCCACCGGAACATGGAAAAGCGCCCTCTACCCGATTCTAGACGGGGATAAGGTCGTTGCCCTGTACGGGATGGACTACGACGTGGCCGTTACCGATAAGAAAGCCGTAAAAGAAACGCTCAGCGTTGTCGGACTCATTCTGATTTTCCTTGTTGCGGCAGGCATAATCATGTTCGGCGTCCTGACGCGCGTCGTCAAACCGATCAAGACGCTGGCGGACGCATCCCGCCAAATCGCGGACGGCGACTTGTCCGGCAGCCAGATCGAAGTCAAGTCCAAGGATGAGATCGGCACGCTCTCCGCGAACTTCAACGCCATGACGGCGAATCTGCGCACGCTGATCCACCACGTCAAGCTGAACGCGGAGCAGGTTGCCGCTTCGGCCGAGCAGCTGACGGCAAGCGCCGAGCAGACAAGCCGGGCGACCGAGCATATTACGAAATCGGTGCAAGAAATGGCGATCAGCTCGGACAAGCAGGTCGCAAGCGTCGACCAAGGCGCCAAAGCGATTCACGACATGTCCAGCGGCGTGCAGCAAATTGCGGCTAGTGCCAGCCATGTGACGCACATCGCTGAGCAGGCGAACCAGTCGGCTAGCGAAGGCAATGTCATCGTACAGCAAGCGGTCGATCGGATGAACGGACTGAACGAAACGGTAGGCGGCCTGACGAGCTCGGTTCAAGAGCTTGGCGAACGCTCCGTGCAAATCGGCCAATTCGTCGAGGTTATCACCTCCATCTCGTCGCAAACGAACCTGCTGGCTCTGAACGCGGCCATTGAGGCGGCGCGCGCGGGCGAGAACGGACGCGGATTCGGCGTCGTCGCCAGCGAGATTCGCAAGCTGTCGGAGCAGTCGACCGAAGCAGCGGCGCAAATTGCCGAGCTGGTCGGCACCATCCAAGAAGAGATGAACGAGACGATCCGCACGATGAACCGGGTGAACACCGAAGTCGAGGAAGGCATCGAGGTCGTGACGACGGCAGGCCAAACGTTCGAGGGCATTCAAGGTGCCATCGCCCAAGTAGCCACGCAAATTACGGAGGTGTCCGAGGCGTCCCAAGACATGTCCGAAGGCGCATCGCAAATCGTGCAAACGATCGATGCCGTTGCCAATGCCGCAGAGACCGCGGCAGCGGAAACGCAAAACGTGTCCGCCGCTTCGGAAGAGCAGCTGGCTTCCATGCAAGAGATCGCGGCATCCGCTACTTATCTGTCCAAGATGGCCGAAGAGCTGCAAGATTTGGTCATGAAATATAAAGTATAG
- a CDS encoding YerC/YecD family TrpR-related protein, protein MQLKKLNDKTFDQLFEAVLTLKSVEECYIFFDDLCTVNEIQSLSQRLEVARMLGKGATYNQIEAETGASTATISRVKRCLNYGNDGYKMALERLGR, encoded by the coding sequence ATGCAACTGAAGAAGCTGAACGACAAGACGTTCGACCAACTGTTCGAAGCGGTTTTGACGCTGAAGAGCGTGGAAGAGTGCTATATATTTTTCGACGATTTGTGTACGGTGAACGAGATTCAATCGTTGTCCCAGCGGCTTGAAGTGGCGCGCATGCTTGGCAAGGGCGCGACATATAATCAGATTGAAGCGGAAACCGGCGCTAGCACGGCGACGATTTCGCGCGTGAAGCGGTGCCTGAACTACGGCAACGACGGGTACAAAATGGCGCTGGAGCGCTTGGGACGCTAA
- a CDS encoding sirohydrochlorin chelatase yields MKPGVLVISHGSREAGWVKLVDEAVAAVAESAVCRQAAVGSDVDGELSGAEAKAESGGTGGGAVSAMYGEAFGSAGAEAAKPESYSGKVPVVSAFLEIVEGRLIQDGIDRLEAEGVTELYVLPLFVSSGSTHVDDIAQAFGVAPVSEARSGELAPFRVGAGTRVRFGLPIDDDADIAELLLGNILSLSAAPARERLLLVAHGSREPVFHGRWRSGMTRLAERVRELGGFAGADIAMLLPNQAACRLRALQRRYPGDTFIVVPLFLSEGYFTRTVIPGRLEGLDYRNNGRALLPHPCIVRWMERQVGSWLSSFTSL; encoded by the coding sequence ATGAAGCCTGGCGTGTTGGTGATCAGCCACGGCTCGCGCGAGGCGGGCTGGGTGAAGCTTGTGGATGAGGCGGTTGCGGCGGTTGCCGAGTCGGCGGTTTGCCGGCAGGCGGCTGTCGGCAGCGATGTGGACGGCGAGCTTAGCGGCGCGGAAGCAAAGGCGGAGTCCGGCGGTACTGGCGGCGGCGCAGTGTCCGCGATGTACGGCGAAGCCTTCGGCAGCGCAGGCGCAGAAGCAGCGAAGCCGGAAAGCTACAGTGGCAAGGTGCCGGTTGTCTCGGCTTTTCTTGAAATTGTTGAAGGACGTCTGATTCAGGACGGCATAGATCGGCTCGAAGCGGAAGGGGTGACGGAGCTTTACGTCCTTCCGCTTTTTGTGTCGTCCGGGAGCACGCATGTGGACGACATCGCGCAGGCGTTCGGCGTGGCGCCGGTGTCCGAGGCGCGGAGCGGCGAGCTCGCGCCGTTTCGCGTTGGCGCCGGGACGCGCGTTCGGTTCGGCCTGCCGATCGACGATGATGCGGATATTGCGGAGCTGCTGCTCGGCAATATCTTATCGCTGTCGGCGGCGCCCGCGCGGGAGCGGCTGCTGCTCGTCGCGCACGGCTCGCGCGAGCCGGTCTTTCACGGCCGCTGGCGAAGCGGCATGACGCGGCTCGCGGAGCGGGTGCGCGAGCTCGGCGGGTTCGCCGGCGCGGACATCGCGATGCTGCTGCCGAATCAGGCGGCTTGCAGGCTGCGGGCGCTGCAGCGGCGGTATCCGGGAGACACCTTTATCGTGGTGCCGCTGTTTTTGAGCGAGGGCTATTTTACGCGTACCGTTATTCCGGGCCGGCTGGAAGGGCTCGATTACCGGAACAATGGCCGCGCGCTGCTGCCGCATCCGTGCATCGTGCGCTGGATGGAGCGCCAGGTCGGGAGCTGGCTGTCCTCGTTCACGTCGTTGTAG
- a CDS encoding diacylglycerol kinase, which yields MTIKRARLIYNPTSGREEIKRRLPDILQRLERGGIETSCHATSSEGDATIAAAEAADRGFDYIIAAGGDGTLYEVINGLAEKEVRPPLGILPLGTTNDFARALGIPKHWEYACDLITQQYTRPIDLGRANNRYFINIAGGGSLTELTYEVPSKLKTMIGQLAYYMKGLEKMTRLRPTELRIQAKEIGEIHEEIMLFLICNSNSVGGFEKLAPEASLGDGLFDVVVLKKCNLGEFIRLASLALRGEHLNDPHVVHFQTSELVVTTPDYVQLNLDGEYGGTLPCTFTVLPSHLNIIVDEAGNSTYK from the coding sequence TTGACGATTAAGAGGGCGAGACTGATTTATAACCCGACGTCGGGGCGCGAAGAGATTAAGCGGCGGCTGCCGGATATCCTGCAGCGGCTGGAGCGCGGCGGCATCGAGACAAGTTGCCACGCGACGTCGAGCGAAGGCGACGCGACGATCGCGGCGGCCGAGGCTGCGGACCGCGGCTTCGATTACATTATCGCGGCCGGCGGCGACGGGACGCTGTATGAAGTGATCAACGGCTTGGCGGAAAAGGAAGTACGGCCGCCGCTCGGCATATTGCCGCTGGGAACGACGAATGATTTTGCTCGGGCGCTCGGCATTCCGAAGCACTGGGAGTACGCGTGCGATCTCATCACCCAGCAGTATACGCGGCCGATCGATTTGGGACGGGCGAACAACCGGTATTTTATCAATATTGCCGGCGGAGGCTCCTTGACGGAGCTGACCTACGAGGTGCCGAGCAAGCTGAAGACGATGATCGGGCAGCTGGCCTATTATATGAAGGGTCTCGAGAAAATGACCCGCCTGCGGCCAACCGAGCTCCGGATCCAAGCCAAGGAAATCGGCGAAATCCATGAGGAGATCATGCTGTTCCTCATCTGCAACAGCAACTCGGTCGGCGGCTTCGAGAAGCTGGCTCCTGAGGCGAGTTTGGGCGATGGGCTGTTCGACGTTGTCGTCTTGAAGAAGTGCAACCTCGGCGAGTTCATCCGCCTGGCGTCGCTGGCGCTGCGCGGGGAGCATTTGAACGATCCGCATGTGGTGCATTTTCAGACGAGCGAGCTCGTGGTGACGACACCGGATTACGTGCAGCTCAACCTGGACGGGGAGTATGGCGGGACGCTGCCGTGCACGTTCACGGTGCTGCCGTCGCATTTGAACATTATCGTGGATGAAGCGGGCAATTCTACTTATAAATAG
- the rlmD gene encoding 23S rRNA (uracil(1939)-C(5))-methyltransferase RlmD, translated as MSSKLQVPVNKNEEVTVDIVGLTHEGEGVGRVDGFTLFIQGALPGERVRAKVLKVKKTYGYAKMLELVVGSPDRVEAPCAIYKQCGGCQLQHLGYEAQLAWKRQHVVDNLERIGKLRVAGADGVGGVLVHPTIGMNEPWRYRNKAAVPMGMAAVATGGDGDGLVSAERLIGGFYARGSHRIIDMDECMIQHSWNDEIVARVKEIGRELGITAYNEETGRGLLRHVMTRVGFVSGDAMIVLITNGDRIPQVDRWVERIREAAPNVKSIVQNVNKRNTNVIFGDETRVLWGSEVIYDELDGIRFAISARSFYQVNPVQTVELYRKAVEYAALTGRERVIDAYCGIGTISLFLARQAGHVYGVEIVPEAIEDAGRNAALNGIENASFEAGPAEVVIPRWRKEGIVADVIVVDPPRKGCDEALLETILAMRPERVVYVSCNPSTLARDLRVLEDGGYRTVEVQPVDMFPHTVHVESVVMLTQYVTTEVKV; from the coding sequence ATGAGCAGCAAGCTGCAAGTACCGGTAAACAAAAATGAAGAAGTCACCGTCGACATTGTCGGCTTGACGCATGAAGGCGAAGGGGTAGGCCGTGTCGACGGCTTTACCCTTTTTATACAGGGAGCCCTACCCGGCGAGCGCGTCCGCGCGAAGGTGCTGAAGGTGAAGAAGACGTACGGCTACGCGAAGATGCTGGAATTGGTGGTGGGGAGCCCGGACCGCGTGGAGGCGCCGTGCGCGATCTATAAGCAGTGCGGCGGCTGCCAGCTGCAGCACTTGGGCTATGAGGCACAGCTGGCGTGGAAGCGGCAGCATGTGGTCGATAATTTGGAGCGGATCGGGAAGCTGCGAGTTGCGGGGGCGGACGGTGTGGGCGGTGTGCTCGTTCACCCGACGATCGGGATGAACGAGCCTTGGCGCTACCGGAACAAGGCAGCCGTGCCGATGGGCATGGCCGCTGTGGCGACAGGCGGGGACGGCGACGGCTTGGTGTCGGCCGAGCGCCTGATCGGCGGTTTCTATGCGCGCGGCAGCCACCGCATTATTGATATGGACGAGTGCATGATTCAGCACTCTTGGAATGATGAAATCGTGGCTCGCGTGAAAGAGATTGGGCGTGAGTTAGGGATTACGGCCTACAACGAGGAGACTGGCCGGGGCTTGTTGCGTCATGTTATGACGCGCGTCGGTTTTGTGAGCGGTGATGCAATGATTGTGCTTATCACGAATGGGGATCGGATTCCACAGGTGGATCGCTGGGTTGAGCGGATTCGTGAAGCGGCGCCGAATGTGAAGAGTATTGTGCAGAATGTGAACAAGCGTAACACCAACGTCATCTTTGGCGACGAGACCCGTGTGTTGTGGGGCAGCGAGGTCATCTATGATGAGCTTGACGGTATTCGCTTCGCGATTTCGGCGCGTTCGTTCTACCAGGTGAATCCGGTGCAAACGGTGGAGTTGTACCGCAAAGCGGTGGAGTATGCTGCGCTGACGGGGCGTGAACGGGTTATCGACGCCTACTGTGGCATCGGCACGATTTCGCTGTTCTTGGCTCGCCAGGCGGGCCATGTCTACGGTGTCGAGATCGTGCCGGAGGCTATCGAGGACGCCGGGCGCAATGCGGCGCTGAACGGCATCGAGAACGCCTCCTTTGAAGCCGGCCCGGCTGAAGTCGTTATCCCGCGCTGGCGCAAAGAGGGCATCGTCGCGGATGTAATCGTCGTCGATCCGCCGCGCAAAGGCTGCGATGAAGCGCTGCTTGAGACGATCCTAGCGATGCGGCCGGAGCGGGTGGTGTATGTGTCGTGTAATCCTTCGACACTAGCCCGCGATCTGCGTGTGCTTGAGGACGGCGGCTATCGGACGGTTGAGGTGCAGCCGGTGGATATGTTTCCGCATACGGTGCATGTAGAGTCCGTGGTAATGCTTACCCAATATGTAACAACCGAAGTTAAAGTATGA
- a CDS encoding very short patch repair endonuclease, which yields MSTNDLRSKAMGKIRGKNTKLEQSVSKTLWKNGFRFRKNVLSLYGKPDIAIKKYKVAIFIDSCFWHGCKTHFKLPSKNSDYWNKKINRNIERDWEVTQYYINNKWLLVRVWEHDLKSNFDLVIEQTCRDILVAKNQFVRKGSP from the coding sequence ATTTCTACTAATGATCTCAGAAGCAAGGCAATGGGGAAAATAAGAGGTAAAAATACTAAATTAGAACAGTCCGTCTCAAAGACCCTTTGGAAAAATGGCTTTAGATTTCGAAAAAACGTTCTTTCATTGTACGGAAAGCCTGATATAGCAATAAAAAAGTACAAAGTCGCCATTTTCATTGATTCATGTTTCTGGCATGGATGTAAAACCCACTTTAAGTTGCCTTCAAAGAATTCAGATTACTGGAATAAAAAAATAAATCGTAACATTGAGAGAGATTGGGAAGTTACTCAATACTACATTAATAATAAATGGCTTTTAGTCAGGGTCTGGGAACATGATCTCAAATCCAACTTTGATTTAGTGATAGAACAAACCTGTAGGGACATTTTGGTGGCTAAAAATCAGTTTGTTCGCAAAGGCTCTCCTTAA